The Megachile rotundata isolate GNS110a chromosome 3, iyMegRotu1, whole genome shotgun sequence genome includes a window with the following:
- the LOC100879910 gene encoding ribosome assembly protein METTL17, mitochondrial isoform X2 has product MIVAEDVDELILNNELKHRQHPGVSNPKVVEKPSWLLDSIKELVQDQKLSPKQLQLSAKRLTSYLHERQLPKEADEIQLKLQDIKSNIQSSSMDDVKDMVDTKEVNVDLFKNREALKQFKSFINSWKPVNYDMFTSIVYLVGRSLPDYSVLYKIFNEINTHDQSFSPKTLFDFGSGIGTVMWAASEFWNKSIKEYYCVDISPDMNKCSEYLIKKAIPKINTNHVFYRQFLPASPIPTYDIVVSAYSLSELPNQKSRLEVISKLWNKTDHYLVIIEQGTIYGFRIINEAREFILKYGRKNKAHAFSPCPHDLQCPIHMSGDCIPCSFEIKYLSLPLGQKSSYKREMYSYIILKKDKRSENDNQWPRIIRPILKRSKHVICRMCTASGKFEEQIFTKWKNGRNTYRCARSSHWGDRLPFKWEEMNENREPEELKESEESEELEESEELEESGELKKSEELDESGELEKAK; this is encoded by the exons ATGATAGTTGCAGAAGATGTGGATgagttaattttaaataatgaactTAAACATAGACAACATCCTGGAGTATCTAATCCGAAGGTAGTAGAAAAACCTAGTTGGCTTTTAGATTCGATTAAAGAACTTGTACaag accAAAAGCTTTCACCAAAGCAACTTCAATTGAGTGCAAAGAGATTAACATCATATTTACATGAAAGACAACTTCCAAAAGAAGCagatgaaattcaattaaagttACAAGATATTAAATCAAATATTCAATCTAGTAGCATGGATGATGTGAAGGATATGGTAGATACTAAAGAAGTCAATGTTGATTTGTTCAAAAATCGTGAAgctttaaaacaatttaaaagttttattaaTAGTTGGAAACCAGTTAATTACGATATGTTTACAAGTATAGTATATTTAGTTGGCAGAAGTCTACCTGACTATagtgttttatataaaatttttaacgaaataaaTACTCATGATCAGAGTTTTAGCCCTAAAACACTATTTGACTTTGGTTCCGGAATTGGAACAGTTATGTG GGCAGCATCTGAATTTTGGAACAAATCTATTAAAGAGTATTACTGTGTAGACATTTCACCTGATATGAACAAGTGCTCTGAATACCTTATAAAAAAGGCCAtaccaaaaattaatacaaatcacgttttttatcggcaatttcTCCCTGCATCTCCTATt cCAACTTATGATATTGTAGTAAGTGCATATTCCTTATCAGAATTACCAAATCAAAAATCTCGTCTTGAAGTCATTTCAAAATTATGGAATAAAACAGATCATTATTTAGTCATTATAGAACAGGGAACAATATATGGATTTAGG ATAATTAATGAAGCTCGAGAATTCATACTTAAATATGGAAGAAAAAATAAAGCACATGCATTTTCTCCT TGCCCCCATGACTTACAATGTCCCATTCATATGTCAGGTGACTGTATTCCCTGCAGTTTTGAAATTAAGTATTTATCATTGCCTTTAGGTCAAAAGTCTTCATATAAACGCGAGATGTATTCATATATAATACTTAAAAAAG ATAAGCGTTCAGAAAATGATAATCAATGGCCACGGATAATTAGACCAATACTGAAACGTTCCAAACATGTTATATGTCGTATGTGCACGGCTTCCGGCAAGTTTGAGGAACAGATTTTTacgaaatggaaaaatggaag AAACACATATCGTTGTGCAAGGTCTAGCCACTGGGGCGATCGTTTACCTTTCAAGTGGGAAGAGATGAACGAAAACAGAGAACCAGAAGAATTAAAAGAATCAGAAGAATCAGAAGAATTAGAAGAATCGGAAGAATTAGAAGAATCGggagaattaaaaaaatcagAAGAATTAGATGAATCGGGAGAATTAGAAAAAGCCAAATAA
- the LOC100879910 gene encoding ribosome assembly protein METTL17, mitochondrial isoform X1, with product MSSRLTFLKCKHIRLYSTKQKMIVAEDVDELILNNELKHRQHPGVSNPKVVEKPSWLLDSIKELVQDQKLSPKQLQLSAKRLTSYLHERQLPKEADEIQLKLQDIKSNIQSSSMDDVKDMVDTKEVNVDLFKNREALKQFKSFINSWKPVNYDMFTSIVYLVGRSLPDYSVLYKIFNEINTHDQSFSPKTLFDFGSGIGTVMWAASEFWNKSIKEYYCVDISPDMNKCSEYLIKKAIPKINTNHVFYRQFLPASPIPTYDIVVSAYSLSELPNQKSRLEVISKLWNKTDHYLVIIEQGTIYGFRIINEAREFILKYGRKNKAHAFSPCPHDLQCPIHMSGDCIPCSFEIKYLSLPLGQKSSYKREMYSYIILKKDKRSENDNQWPRIIRPILKRSKHVICRMCTASGKFEEQIFTKWKNGRNTYRCARSSHWGDRLPFKWEEMNENREPEELKESEESEELEESEELEESGELKKSEELDESGELEKAK from the exons ATGTCATCAAGATTGACTTTTCTAAAATGCAAACACATAAGATTG tattcAACAAAACAAAAGATGATAGTTGCAGAAGATGTGGATgagttaattttaaataatgaactTAAACATAGACAACATCCTGGAGTATCTAATCCGAAGGTAGTAGAAAAACCTAGTTGGCTTTTAGATTCGATTAAAGAACTTGTACaag accAAAAGCTTTCACCAAAGCAACTTCAATTGAGTGCAAAGAGATTAACATCATATTTACATGAAAGACAACTTCCAAAAGAAGCagatgaaattcaattaaagttACAAGATATTAAATCAAATATTCAATCTAGTAGCATGGATGATGTGAAGGATATGGTAGATACTAAAGAAGTCAATGTTGATTTGTTCAAAAATCGTGAAgctttaaaacaatttaaaagttttattaaTAGTTGGAAACCAGTTAATTACGATATGTTTACAAGTATAGTATATTTAGTTGGCAGAAGTCTACCTGACTATagtgttttatataaaatttttaacgaaataaaTACTCATGATCAGAGTTTTAGCCCTAAAACACTATTTGACTTTGGTTCCGGAATTGGAACAGTTATGTG GGCAGCATCTGAATTTTGGAACAAATCTATTAAAGAGTATTACTGTGTAGACATTTCACCTGATATGAACAAGTGCTCTGAATACCTTATAAAAAAGGCCAtaccaaaaattaatacaaatcacgttttttatcggcaatttcTCCCTGCATCTCCTATt cCAACTTATGATATTGTAGTAAGTGCATATTCCTTATCAGAATTACCAAATCAAAAATCTCGTCTTGAAGTCATTTCAAAATTATGGAATAAAACAGATCATTATTTAGTCATTATAGAACAGGGAACAATATATGGATTTAGG ATAATTAATGAAGCTCGAGAATTCATACTTAAATATGGAAGAAAAAATAAAGCACATGCATTTTCTCCT TGCCCCCATGACTTACAATGTCCCATTCATATGTCAGGTGACTGTATTCCCTGCAGTTTTGAAATTAAGTATTTATCATTGCCTTTAGGTCAAAAGTCTTCATATAAACGCGAGATGTATTCATATATAATACTTAAAAAAG ATAAGCGTTCAGAAAATGATAATCAATGGCCACGGATAATTAGACCAATACTGAAACGTTCCAAACATGTTATATGTCGTATGTGCACGGCTTCCGGCAAGTTTGAGGAACAGATTTTTacgaaatggaaaaatggaag AAACACATATCGTTGTGCAAGGTCTAGCCACTGGGGCGATCGTTTACCTTTCAAGTGGGAAGAGATGAACGAAAACAGAGAACCAGAAGAATTAAAAGAATCAGAAGAATCAGAAGAATTAGAAGAATCGGAAGAATTAGAAGAATCGggagaattaaaaaaatcagAAGAATTAGATGAATCGGGAGAATTAGAAAAAGCCAAATAA
- the Cyp303a1 gene encoding putative cytochrome P450 303a1 has translation MFSTIILVLVLLLLLLYRSSRKPKGYPPGPKWWPILGCAVEVARLRKETGYLIKTCTALCKMYGPVVGLKLGTDRIVVLNDYESVRAMLTDEDFDGRPSGPVYETRTFGMRRGLIVVDGNLWIEQRKFVMKHLRDFGFGRKSMAMIIEEEATWLVEHFKKLIKNDNNDRINKSRILCNNNESTDGQIYKLIKKDCEDISTSNDKYTTSKKQLKASDLYVNMDDYVEIKQMNEFCPGIVVPMHDAFGVTVLNTLWRMMAGKRFNLDDKDLTYLQRLLGKLMNEIDMIGAPFGHFPLLRFIAPEMSGYKSFLTIHQKVWKFLRNELNGHKNTFVSGSPRDLMDVYLDVLHSKNYSNTFSEAQLLAICVDLFIAGSETTSKCLGFCFLFLILNPHVQKKAHEEIDKVIGRNRLPTPEDRSKMPYMNAIVLESLRMFMGRTLNVPHRALRDTSILGYRIPKDTMLIVNFDRILMGESWGDPENFRPERFIDESGNIVTPPMYFPFSIGRHRCMGENLARSNIFIITTALLQAFTFSVVPGEEKPSSTDFIDGVTGGPKPFNALVSLRT, from the exons ATGTTCTCCACTATAATACTGGTATTAGTATTGTTATTGCTATTGCTGTATCGATCGTCAAGAAAACCAAAGGGATATCCTCCAG GGCCAAAGTGGTGGCCAATTTTGGGCTGCGCTGTAGAAGTTGCTCGTCTTCGCAAAGAAACGGGCTATTTGATTAAAACATGTACGGCTTTATGCAAAATGTATGGACCAGTGGTTGGTTTGAAACTTGGTACCGATCGTATTGTAGTATTAAACGATTATGAAAGTGTCCGAGCAATGCTAACCGACGAAGATTTTGATGGAAGACCAAGCGGTCCAGTATACGAAACAAGAACTTTTGGCATGAGAAGAG gaCTAATAGTAGTagatggaaatttgtggatcgaGCAAAGGAAATTCGTTATGAAACATCTTCGTGATTTCGGGTTTGGTCGTAAAAGTATGGCCATGATAATAGAAGAAGAAGCCACGTGGCTAGTCGAACACttcaaaaaattaatcaaaaacGATAACAATGATCGAATCAACAAGTCTAGAATACTCTGTAACAATAACGAGAGTACTGATGGTCAGATATACAAACTGATAAAGAAGGACTGCGAGGATATATCTACGTCCAACGATAAATACACAACGagtaaaaaacaattaaaagcTTCGGATCTGTACGTAAACATGGACGATTACGTGGAAATAAAACAGATGAACGAATTTTGTCCTGGAATAGTTGTCCCGATGCACGATGCATTTGGTGTTACGGTTCTCAACACCCTATGGAGAATGATGGCTGGTAAAAG GTTCAATCTTGACGATAAAGATTTGACTTATTTACAACGACTCCTGGGAAAACTTATGAACGAGATCGATATGATTGGGGCACCATTCGGTCACTTTCCGCTATTAAGGTTCATCGCTCCAGAAATGTCCGGCTACAAATCGTTTCTGACAATTCATCAGAAAGTCTGGAAATTTTTAAGG AATGAACTGAATGGGCACAAAAATACTTTCGTATCAGGCTCTCCAAGAGACCTGATGGATGTATACCTAGATGTTCTACATTCCAAGAATTATAGCAATACATTTTCAG agGCTCAATTACTTGCTATTTGCGTGGATCTGTTCATAGCAGGGTCTGAAACAACTTCCAAATGTCTTGGTTTCTGCTTTTTATTCTTGATCTTGAATCCGCATGTCCAGAAGAAGGCTCACGAAGAAATCGATAAAGTAATCGGACGGAACAGACTACCGACTCCGGAGGATAGATCAAA AATGCCATATATGAACGCAATCGTGTTAGAATCGTTAAGAATGTTCATGGGACGAACGTTAAATGTGCCTCATAGAGCATTAAGAGACACCTCAATATTGGGCTATAGAATACCAAAA GACACGATGCTTATCGTGAACTTCGATAGAATATTGATGGGAGAATCATGGGGTGACCCAGAGAACTTTCGACCAGAAAGATTTATCGATGAAAGCGGTAATATTGTCACACCACCGATGTATTTTCCGTTCAGCATCGGAAGACATCGTTGTATGGGAGAGAACTTGGCTAGGAGcaacatatttattataaccACTGCACTGTTGCAAGCGTTCACGTTTTCTGTAGTGCCAGGAGAAGAGAAACCATCCTCAACAGACTTCATCGATGGTGTAACAGGTGGTCCTAAACCATTTAATGCATTGGTTTCGTTAAGAACGTAA